In the Brachionichthys hirsutus isolate HB-005 chromosome 13, CSIRO-AGI_Bhir_v1, whole genome shotgun sequence genome, TtgtgaacaacggggctggaaaaCGGCGCCGGGATGACGTGGCGGTTTAATCTGCTGTTGGTCACGGCGCCATGGGAACTGCCAATGGTCCTGATGCCAACGGGGAAGGGCTTGAGCTCCAGCGGCCGTCGGATGTCGTTCTTCTTGTgctgcagagaaagaggaggcggaggaccGCCGAGGCCCTCCGACTCCGATCTGTAGaggcgcctcctcttcctccccctcggTCTCGGCCCGTCATCCACGACTCCTGCTGGAGCTGAGCATCGAGATGATGTCATGTCAGAGGACAAACGACTTCAACGATCACGAGGGCGACAAGAAAAGGCTGATTTCAAAGGGAGGTCCAAAGTTTCGCCTTCAGGACAGAAGTGCGAGTTCGTTTTCCTTTATTGACGTGTTTTAGAGGAACTACCACTTTCAGATCCTCCGTTTCCCCACTGGATGCAACATCCGTTCAAAATTCAGACAGGAAAACGTTTTTGAGATGAAACTGTGAAGCGCAGCCCACATTCTGATAAATGAGACGCATTTAAAGACGACTGGGTCGTCTGAGGACGTAACCGGTCCGGTGATTTAGATTTCATTCTTTTAGCCTCACCTCCTCGACTTCTGGGCTCGTCTGAGCTGTCGTCCTCGAGGAGCACCGTGTGAGCGgacttcctcctgctcctggagGTCGGCTGGAGGGACTTTGTCGTCGGCGCCGGAGTCGCGTGGGAGAGCGCCGGAGGCGTGGAAgaggggagcagggaggagaagcCCGCGGCCAGGGGAGGCGAGTAGGAGGAGCCGGGGTCGGAGGTGGCGCCCTCGTGGCTGTAGCTCCTCTGGAAGGTCCAGGTGCTGCCCCTCATCTTACTCAGGCTGCCGATGGAGTTGAGGACGACGCTGGCACGGTTGATGGACAGCTTGGACAGGTCCAGGTTGGCGGCCACCTTACGGTCCAGATTGGTTCTGATCCTGTTCTGTAAGTCGGAGGAGAAGGTTCCTGCCTAGAAGACGAAATATACTGTAAGAACTAACTTAAATCACCTCTTTAGCCTTTTCCATTCAAGCGCTACAGAAGCAGTGAGTTTAGATCTGCTGATCCTGATGTTGGTTCTGTTCTGGAACTGGAACCAGAAGCAACCGGGTCGAGAGCAGCCCGGGGGTTTACCTTTGGAATTGTAATCGCATCGAAGTCGAGCGGGCGGACTTTGACCTTCTGGAACAGGAAGTAGAACTCGGGGCTCCCTTGAGTCGACTGGCCACCGAAAGTCAGGGTGTCACTGTCCGAGAGCTCCCATTGGACGCCAGGCTGGAGGCGGACCTCGTTAACCCAGGTGCCTGCCAATGATGAAACGTGTCACCAGGTCACGCAGTGaggtcaaacaaacacacaaacagcagcgcCGCAAGCGAAGGCGATGTCGCCCAACTCTCAGCTCGGGAAACGAGACGGAGGACGCGGCAAGCGGcgtgccaaaataaaactccttaATTATCCGCGGTGTTTACAGCTTCCGGAACTGAGGCGGAATGGAAAGCAGTCTGTGAAATGGAGCAGGATGAGGAGCTGGAAGGCGACGAGGCGATCAAACGGCCGCGGCGGCGCAGCGCTAAATGAGAAAACGCACTGCGAATAGCAGAATGTCCTTTTAAGAGCGGGAGGGAAGAATGTGGGAAACGGACTGTGAAATTACTCGGAAAAATTAAGACTGTGAGGGTTCGGGTGAGGCTGCGAGCCCCGTCAGACCTCCTCTGCTCACCTCCTTACCCCCCTCCTGTGCACCGCAGATTTCACCGAGGACGATTAGACGGCCACGGCGGGGAGACGGGACGCCTCTGACCTCCCGCAGCGTTCGATGGACGGCCATTTCCCTTCTTAAATCACATCCACAGATGGAGCACCTTAATCTTGAATTCCTCACCATTATTCctccttctgttttttttttttattcttccttcTGCAGTTTAGGATGATCGGCTCCATTTAAAACCCCaccaagaaaaaaggaaagccCAAGCCTGGTTGATTTTCTAAGTATGTGCATATTTTAAGTTTCATGGATCTTTTCATTCAGCGCTTATCGAGAGGTATAATTTTGTACCTGTGACATCGTTGCAGATTTATTGCTGCTTAAAATTGTGTCTGAGCTCATTTGTCTTTGAAGATTTTACTGGCTATATTTTGCCATTTCTTCCTCGTGAGGCCGCGACGGAAGGTTTTCAATTGAATTCATAAAGTAAGAAAAATAGTCAAAATGTTCATCGTGAATGtaacatttcagatttttttttattttgaataaataaccccaaaaaacaacagcagcagcaaacctTCCAAATTAAACAAAGTAACATCCTTTTAACGGTCATCCGCCTTATTCTATTCCTGGACCAAACCTCAAAACACAACCTCATATCTTGTCAGGATACTTTATTCACAAAAACTACAAGTACTGAAGTGCTGCCTTTTGCTGAGATTTcatggtttccatggttacaggttATAAATTAGCTCATTGTGCGAGTTGGATTTGTCTGGAGCCCGACTCTCTTACTCGTTTGGTGTTTTCTCATatttaaaactaatattaaagaCATGATATTTGctatttaaatcattattattcatcTTTTCTGCATGTCAGCCGCCTGTGTGGATTTAAGCTCAGCTCAAGTGTCGAGTGTCAGAATCTGAAGCGCGTTTCCGTTTCAGATTCTGTCGTGTTTCTGTGTCACCCATGAAGttctgctttttgtgtgtgtgtgtgtgaacgtttctttttgaggtgtgtgtgtgtgtgtgtgtgtgtttctctctctctctcctaccgTGACTGCTCCTGTCCTTGACGTGGACCCTCCAGCCCTCCTCCGCCGGCGCCGCTTCACCCCCACTCGCCTCCTTCTCGGCGTGCAGCTCGGCGTGGATCCGGGACACCGATGCCGAGTCCAGCGTGACGTCGCAGAGCTCCGCAGCCCGGCCCAGGCGGAACACGGAGTGGCTCAGCGACGGCCTGAACGTGTACAGGTCGCGCGCCGAGTCTCCAGCAGACGAACCGATCCGGAGCAACTGGAAGCACGGCTGCACCCCAGACAGCATGGCTTAAAGGCTCGCTCGTCTCACCTGCTGTCAGATTATAATCTGGAAGCAGCCCTGAGTTACAGAAGGCTGTGATCCATGGCGCGGTGCACCTCTTTGCTAGAGACCAGACATTAAAGCGGGTTTGACTGCTGACATGAGGCTACTTCTGGTTGGATGGAATCTCCCCAACGTGGGCCTGAGAGCACGGCGTGCTGTGTGGGCGGCTGATCGGGGACGTCCTGCTGtgaatatatgaataaataatgaaggaGAAGAGCCCGGCGTGAACTGTTCAAGTGGGCAAATGTGATCTGCACACTGCTGTGAGCTCAAActcaatcacccccccccaccccccccggaGGGCGAGGCCGGTGGCAGAATGGAGCGCTTCTGTTACATGGGCAGCCGGGATTACTGCCTTCCCAATTCAAAAGGTGCAGGAGATCTGGGGGGGGATGAAGGCTGTGAGGGGAAACCCGAGCAGGGTTTGAGGTTCAGTCCAtcctgaaagaaaaggaaaaagcagaTCTTTGAGATAACAATGGCTTCTGCGTTACTGGCCTGCGTTACGTTACAGTGACGTCAGAGCGacccagaacacacacagatgctacATTTTTACAACAAGCTAACCGTAACTGTGAGTTTAGACGCCTCCCACCGCATGCACGCGCACCGGCGACGCGAACGATGGAAGTTACGGTCTCGTCAGCTAAATACTGAGTTGCCCTTTTAACTGCTGACATAAAGGTTTGATCCGTGTGCTTATAATAGCATCCGCGGAAATCCGAACAGGATCGATAGATCGTTTAGCTTGTCAGTCCAACCCGGGATCGAGCTAGCTGACGTCAGACCACAATGAGCGTCAAAGCTTCCACTTACAACAGTAGCAGACTTCCGCCCCGGGTTAGCGCGGGATTCTCCCGAGATCCATCCGCGTAAAGGATCCCTTTAAATATCGATATCGATCCTTGTTTCGATGATTAACAGATCGCCGTCAGGCTTCGGTGGAGCTTTACGCTTTCTTTACTCCCAAGAGGAAGTACTTTGAAATTTGGCGCGCCGTTCCCTGGGCTTCCTTGTGTTAGACGCTACGTCACGTCCGGTTCCTCCCCGATTGGCTGACGGCCAGCGCGCCCTCAGCGGGGAAAGACAGGCTCGTTGGGGCCTGACTGAGAACTGAGAAACGAGTTCACAAAGACTCAGCCCAATGTCATTTtgagagcttttatttatttatttgtttagaaCTTTAGAGCTGCTTATTATAAATTCTACAATCTACTAATGTTTGCAATGTTTAGTCGTAACaaattctgttgttttttttcaccaTAATGTATTCTATATGCTGTTTTATATGGATAATGTTTGAAGATTGAGAGCCTCTCGAGagtttttatttgaaaatacttttccttttgttcttttgaaattatttcttttcttttttttaccaaatttaaatatgaaatattgagTGCAGACACCCGAACTGAAAAGAGAATCAAAAGCAGCGAGTCTCTTTTGAAAAgtcatttaatttgaatttatcattcattacaggaagaagaaaaaaaagcagctttaCAAAAGTCTGTGCAGGATGCCAAAGAGGTCCAATACAATACGGATATATAAATAATCACTGGGGGGAATCTTCAAGCAAACAAGGGGTTGTGGTCGCTTCTTCATCGCAGTATGTGAAGTATCTTTAGAGGCAATAGTTACCCAGCTttggaaaaatgtcaaatgcacTCTTAGATATGAAGCATTCAAGTGacttcttcaaaataaaagcagcaacaTGTTTATGCAGACAAAccagaatacaaaaaaaaaaaatgaaggtaTGACTGCCTGTATTCAGACTGTAATTGTCTCATTGCAGCTTTTCTTTTATAacctaaattttcacaacacaCAAAATTGTATCCGTACCAGTAATACAGGACTACTGAGATGGCATGCCAAGGAGAAaccattaccggtacattaaacATGTGAGCGTGGTATTAAATCCATATGAAATAAATCTCTGGAATAGTTCAATGCCCTTCATAACAAGACAATGCATGTTCCATTTGAGCAGGTCACAGAAGCATTAGCATCAAGCTAAGGATTGGAGTTTGTGCACCGTTGAAGCGACGTAAGAGTAACGACGATAAACGACAAAAACATGAATCACGTGACAAATTCAGGCTGAAATGTCTTTGATCATCATCTGATTGGCTACAATTATCACAGGAAAAAACCTCAATGCTATAAGATGACAATAAGACACACATCAAAACAACCAGAtggaggctgcagcagccaaTCGCCATCCTCTGTGATCGGCAgcaatagaaaaaaaatgttacagTATAATCTTTCAACTGTCACTTCTAGCTGAAATCCAGcaataaaggtttttttttatgagtcaggtgcatcatgggaaaccgAGGCTGTGCGTCAGCAATGAGATTAGGTTGGAATCAGGAGACAAGCTGTACAGAGGAGTGCAAttcatataataatataatttgcatTATAAACTACAAGCATTACGGCTGTTGTCCCACAAGCAATCTACAGGTCAGCATGCTGCAGTTAGAATATGTCTTAGGTATACTCCAGATATAGGATATAATATCAGCACGTTAGTAGCAGCAGACATGGATGTTTACTTTAATTTTACACCACATGCACGTCTTAGTTTGTTGAGTTGACACAAAGGTTATGTGAAAAAActtgaaaaagtattttttaggATTGTCCTTCTCAGGTGTGGTGGTGTGATAACAAGCACATAGAAAACAGAGCAGGAGCGTTTCTCAACTGGGATCAGTTTGTTTGGAAGATTTTCAAAATTATTTGTCCTTTTTTCAAATAAATGCTCTTAAAATATATAACGGTTTgaagtgtctttttttaatatatttttttcttcaattaacTGCATTGATCAAATCTACATTTCAACATTGTAAAAGGCATTGCATTGAACTGAATAGAattaaaacaaactgattctGAATTGAACTGTCTTTCACAACATTTTAAAGGGAGCACTATAATTAGTGTTATTGGGAAATCGTAACGCTGCAGGGTCTTCATCTATTCTGTGGAATTAAAGTGAGTGTGGATTAACAGAAGAGCGAATCTGTCAGAATTTCATTCAGGCTTCCCTAAAAACGCACAGAGCAGCACTTCTGTTCCGAACGGCTTTGTGAATAACAGCGCTGATGTGCAAAGGAATAGAAAATTGGACAAGGTTGAGTTACAAAAGGGGTAAAATCCTTTCATCAATCATTTATCAGCTGTGATTGCTTGAACTTTTATCCCAACATATTGAGAGCTCTACAAAGGCCTTATAGCTCCTTCTATTTCAGTGGCTGTGAAGCAGTGGTTCAGATCTTTAATCAAACATCATTACAGGATCGGATTTTACAGTGTTATTGGAAGAAtaaggaaaaatatatatatatatttcaaattcAAAGCTGGGAGCTTTCATGTGTTAGTCCAAAGAGGTCGCTAACATTTTTAGCCTCGACTCATCAGACACATCTGACCATAAATGGCCGTGCTGTGattctgcacaaataaacagGTAAACAGTTTCCTTTCAGTTCCCTGACAGAATGCTTTGGTGTTAAGTTGGGTTCGGgtttctgcacattttctgAAGGTGTGGATCAAACTAGACTCATCAGGCCACCAAGAGAACATCGCTATACCTCCGATTGTGATGCTTTTTTATACACCATTATCACCCATTCCTCTActgttgtcattgtttttgcTGCGGTTGAGCTGTTGGACTCACCACTGCCTGCAGGTGGATGCATGTAAGAATGCAGGCGTCCACGGATGCGGCATGTTTTACATCGTTTTTCCTTGTTGCAAGTCAGTATTTTTAATCAGCTATCTATCACCTCAGGAAATAGATAGCTATAAAGGTTTCTGAATCATCAAATGTGTATATTTTCAAAAACAGAACTGTGATTTCACAGCTAATTATTTGGTTCTTGCTTTGATGAGCATCCTGACATCTTGTGATTTtctgtcctgctcctctttTCACCAAACAGCTCGCCCTCAGGACCGCAGATAATTCAGCACCGATCAATCTCGATGAAATGAGTTCACATGGTGATTGACAAAAGCATCTCCAGCCAGATATGTGATGTTTTACTTGTGGATGTGTGGTTAAAGGATCAACATGCAGACCACAATGTTATTTTTACAACAGTGAAACATAGTGACTGATGTTGA is a window encoding:
- the tcf19l gene encoding transcription factor 19; the encoded protein is MLSGVQPCFQLLRIGSSAGDSARDLYTFRPSLSHSVFRLGRAAELCDVTLDSASVSRIHAELHAEKEASGGEAAPAEEGWRVHVKDRSSHGTWVNEVRLQPGVQWELSDSDTLTFGGQSTQGSPEFYFLFQKVKVRPLDFDAITIPKAGTFSSDLQNRIRTNLDRKVAANLDLSKLSINRASVVLNSIGSLSKMRGSTWTFQRSYSHEGATSDPGSSYSPPLAAGFSSLLPSSTPPALSHATPAPTTKSLQPTSRSRRKSAHTVLLEDDSSDEPRSRGAPAGVVDDGPRPRGRKRRRLYRSESEGLGGPPPPLSLQHKKNDIRRPLELKPFPVGIRTIGSSHGAVTNSRLNRHVIPAPFSSPVVHKQAVQTVHRVPAAAATRGHIAAFCHQKAAYGSPRGRRRANSSPVFSPLVVGGENYSLASPSVRVRTEGRAQFNRLHHPASKRRGRPRKHPLLPPQPSLPSPSSSSSSSTSSASSSSESSSSSSDDEDDEDEDEEATGGAVEPCAAPRCRLPQQDTVQWIQCDVCDAWYHIDCLHIDRKKLLRDPNADFHCGCR